A genome region from Acidobacteriota bacterium includes the following:
- a CDS encoding ATP-dependent Clp protease ATP-binding subunit gives MFERFTDRARRVVVLAQEEARLLNHNYIGTEHILLGLIHEGEGVAARALEGLGINLESVRSQVGEIIGQGSQAPTGHIPFTPRAKKVLELSLREALQLGHNYIGTEHILLGLIREGEGVAAQVLQQLGAELHKVRQTVIQLLSGVQGDSGSESSRSGSSSRSSSGGSGGTGSAVLDQFGRNLTTLARERKLDVVIGRSKEIERVMQVLSRRTKNNPVLIGEPGVGKTAIVEGLAQLIVDDTVPDTLTGKHLYTLDLGALVAGSRYRGDFEERLKKVLKEIRTRGDIILFIDEIHTLVGAGAAEGAIDAASILKPMLARGELQTIGATTLEEYRKYFEKDAALERRFQPITVEEPSVADTIKILEGLRPSYEEHHKVRFTDQALVDAANLSNRYIADRFLPDKAIDLIDEAGSRMRLKQSNFPSDVKDLDNKISKLRTDKRDAINSQQFERAAQLRDQERTLLTERAEMTSNLDGGDDYSVVIDDEEIAEVLAQWTGIPVQRLTDEETVKLLEMEDHLHKRIVGQHDAITSVSKAIRRTRSGLKDPKRPGGSFIFLGPSGVGKTETAKTLADFLFGDEDALIQIDMSEYMEKHAVSRLIGSPPGYVGYDEGGQLTEAVRRKPFSIVLFDEIEKAHPDVFNILLQILEDGRLTDSQGRSIDFKNTVIIMTSNLGTADLARKSIGFSADSDELSYQQVKDKVMDALKGHFRVEFLNRIDEIIVFHELKVQEVKQIVDLLLERIRVQLESKSLDLMLTDEAKMVLAESGYDAQLGARPLRRAIQRLLEDPLSEIMLFKDFPAGATILVDVDPDDPEALSFTSMATPESPLVELAESE, from the coding sequence GTGTTTGAACGATTTACAGATCGGGCCCGCAGGGTCGTAGTTCTCGCCCAAGAAGAAGCGCGGCTGCTGAACCACAACTACATCGGTACCGAGCACATCCTGCTCGGGCTGATCCATGAGGGTGAGGGTGTCGCTGCTCGGGCGCTCGAAGGCCTCGGTATCAACCTCGAGTCGGTCCGATCTCAAGTGGGCGAGATCATCGGCCAAGGCTCCCAGGCACCGACCGGTCATATTCCTTTCACGCCCCGCGCCAAAAAGGTTCTGGAGCTCTCGCTGCGCGAAGCGCTGCAGCTCGGGCACAACTACATCGGTACCGAGCACATTCTGCTCGGGCTGATTCGCGAAGGCGAGGGTGTTGCAGCCCAAGTCTTACAGCAGCTTGGCGCCGAACTCCACAAGGTGCGCCAAACAGTGATTCAACTGCTGTCCGGCGTCCAGGGCGACAGCGGCAGCGAGTCTTCGCGGTCCGGGTCTTCGTCGCGGTCCTCTTCGGGCGGCTCCGGCGGGACCGGGTCGGCCGTGCTGGATCAATTCGGGCGCAACCTCACAACACTTGCCCGCGAGCGCAAGCTCGACGTCGTCATTGGTCGTTCGAAGGAGATCGAGCGGGTCATGCAGGTTCTCTCGCGCCGGACAAAGAACAACCCGGTTCTCATTGGCGAACCCGGTGTCGGTAAGACGGCGATCGTAGAAGGCCTCGCACAGCTGATTGTGGACGACACCGTCCCAGACACGCTGACGGGCAAACACCTCTACACACTCGACCTCGGTGCGTTGGTCGCGGGCTCGCGCTACCGCGGCGACTTCGAAGAGCGGCTCAAAAAGGTCCTCAAAGAGATCCGCACCCGCGGTGACATCATCCTGTTTATCGACGAGATCCATACTTTGGTTGGCGCCGGTGCAGCCGAAGGTGCAATCGATGCCGCCAGCATCCTCAAGCCAATGCTCGCACGAGGCGAGTTGCAAACAATCGGCGCGACCACTCTTGAGGAATACCGCAAGTACTTTGAGAAGGACGCAGCTCTTGAGCGGCGTTTCCAGCCGATAACTGTTGAGGAGCCGTCGGTTGCAGACACCATCAAGATTCTCGAGGGGCTGCGCCCAAGCTACGAGGAGCATCACAAGGTGCGTTTCACCGATCAAGCCCTGGTTGATGCAGCCAACCTTTCGAACCGATACATTGCGGATCGTTTTCTTCCTGACAAAGCCATCGACCTCATCGACGAGGCGGGCTCTCGGATGCGTCTCAAACAGAGCAACTTCCCTAGCGACGTGAAAGACCTCGACAACAAGATCTCCAAGTTGCGCACCGACAAGCGTGACGCCATCAATTCGCAGCAGTTCGAGCGGGCCGCGCAGCTACGCGACCAGGAACGGACGCTGCTTACAGAGCGCGCAGAAATGACGTCGAACCTTGACGGTGGCGACGACTACTCCGTCGTCATTGACGACGAGGAAATCGCTGAAGTTCTCGCCCAGTGGACTGGTATTCCGGTGCAGCGTCTCACCGACGAAGAGACCGTGAAGCTGCTTGAGATGGAAGATCATCTCCATAAACGTATCGTCGGCCAGCACGACGCAATTACTTCGGTTTCCAAGGCAATCAGACGCACGCGGTCTGGTCTCAAAGATCCCAAACGTCCGGGTGGCTCGTTCATCTTCCTTGGTCCGTCCGGTGTTGGAAAGACCGAAACCGCAAAGACCCTTGCTGACTTCCTGTTTGGGGACGAGGACGCCCTCATCCAAATCGACATGTCTGAGTACATGGAAAAACATGCGGTGAGTCGTCTCATCGGGTCGCCACCCGGATACGTCGGATACGACGAGGGCGGACAACTCACCGAGGCGGTGCGTCGTAAACCATTCTCTATCGTCCTGTTCGACGAGATCGAAAAAGCCCATCCTGACGTGTTCAACATCTTGCTGCAGATACTCGAAGACGGTCGCCTGACCGACTCGCAAGGTCGCAGCATCGATTTCAAGAACACCGTCATCATCATGACCTCAAACCTGGGGACAGCTGACCTGGCCAGGAAGTCGATCGGGTTCTCCGCCGACTCTGATGAGCTTTCCTACCAGCAAGTAAAAGACAAGGTCATGGACGCGCTCAAGGGGCACTTCCGGGTCGAGTTCCTGAACCGGATCGACGAGATCATCGTGTTCCACGAACTCAAGGTCCAGGAGGTCAAACAGATCGTTGACCTCCTCCTTGAGCGCATCCGGGTTCAGCTCGAATCCAAATCGCTTGACCTCATGCTCACCGACGAGGCAAAAATGGTTCTGGCGGAAAGTGGATACGATGCCCAGCTTGGAGCTCGCCCACTACGGCGCGCAATCCAGCGCCTGCTCGAAGATCCGTTGAGCGAGATAATGCTGTTCAAGGACTTCCCTGCCGGCGCCACCATCCTGGTCGATGTCGACCCTGACGACCCAGAGGCACTGAGTTTCACGTCCATGGCGACCCCGGAATCGCCACTCGTGGAACTCGCAGAGAGCGAATAG